A region of Armatimonadota bacterium DNA encodes the following proteins:
- a CDS encoding aldo/keto reductase, translating into MSKMEKHAFGRTGLSVSGLGFGGAPIGYLETDQQRISVVLNELLDAGVNVIDTAASYAGSEEAIGRAVGHRRADYVLVSKCGQAFDDVPGEAWSPAVISATVDRALRRLKTDHLDVMLLHSCTLEVLQKGEALGALIGARDAGKIRFAGYSGDNDAAAFAAASPEVTVVEMSINICDQSNIDRALAVAREHHVGVIAKRPVANTAWRPLDSLDGMYQAYAKAYHERFGAMGMTLEELGLDPSITDWTQVALLFTLAQPGIATAIVGTTNPDNARRNVETLARGPLPEEAVAKIRAAFRSAQQRSGEPWPALQ; encoded by the coding sequence ATGAGCAAAATGGAAAAGCATGCATTCGGCCGTACAGGCTTATCGGTCTCAGGCCTGGGCTTTGGGGGCGCTCCCATCGGGTACCTTGAGACCGACCAGCAGCGAATCAGCGTTGTGCTGAACGAGCTTCTGGACGCCGGGGTGAACGTCATTGACACGGCGGCGTCGTACGCCGGCTCGGAAGAGGCCATCGGTAGAGCCGTCGGCCACCGGCGGGCGGATTACGTCCTGGTCAGCAAATGCGGGCAGGCGTTTGATGACGTTCCCGGTGAGGCGTGGTCCCCCGCGGTCATTTCAGCCACGGTGGATCGGGCGCTGCGTCGGCTCAAAACGGACCACCTCGATGTGATGCTCCTTCACTCCTGTACCCTGGAGGTGCTTCAAAAGGGGGAGGCGCTGGGCGCTCTCATCGGGGCGCGCGATGCCGGGAAGATCCGATTCGCCGGATACTCCGGCGACAACGACGCCGCGGCATTCGCCGCGGCTTCGCCGGAAGTGACAGTGGTCGAAATGTCGATCAACATCTGCGACCAGTCCAATATCGACCGGGCATTGGCCGTGGCGCGCGAGCATCACGTCGGCGTCATCGCCAAGCGGCCCGTCGCAAATACGGCGTGGCGCCCGTTGGACAGCCTGGACGGGATGTACCAGGCGTACGCGAAGGCCTATCACGAGCGATTTGGCGCGATGGGCATGACGCTGGAGGAACTGGGGCTGGACCCCTCGATTACCGACTGGACCCAGGTTGCGCTTCTCTTCACGCTGGCTCAGCCCGGAATCGCCACCGCCATCGTTGGGACCACCAACCCGGACAACGCGCGGCGAAACGTGGAGACCCTCGCGCGCGGCCCGCTGCCCGAAGAGGCCGTGGCGAAAATCCGGGCCGCCTTCCGTAGCGCGCAACAGCGCAGCGGCGAACCGTGGCCCGCTCTGCAGTGA